AATCCTGTTCCGGTAATAGTCATGTAAATAATTCCAACCGTGGTTACCGGCATTTTAAGCAGCAGTGACAGGTAGCTGATAAAGTACAATAATAAGCCGGTCAACAGGTAGGCGGCTGCTTTTTTAAAGTTGAGTTTATCGTCTTTCTTTCCTCTTGCGCCGATGAGTGATATGGTCAGCACGCCAAGCGCAATTAGCTTGCTGTTATGAAATTTATTAAACAGACCGGTATTCCTGATATTACCCATAAGACGGTCTGTGAATTCCATTGTAAACCGCCACTCGACAAAGGCGGCGTAACAGTAATAATAAAAATGCAATACAAGTATTGTGATTGCTATCAACCTGGTCATGTCAAGAATTTTCCTCAACGCTTGTTCATTTTCTCCGGTATGTGCCATGACTGAAAATTTTTAGTTATTATTCGATAGATTTCTTCTTTTTTTCTTTTTGCGGGTCTTTTTAAATGGGTATGGAACATAATCGCCACCTGTCTCCTGATGCAGCAAGGCGTCCATTATTTCACTGCCTGAGGGTTTACTTTGTTGCTCGGCCTCTTCTTTTGTAAACAGTTGCTGTTGACGAGATACTTGCTCCTGTTTTACTCCAGGTTGGTTGATGGTTGAGAGTCTTTCTAAAAGTCCTTTTGCGCTGTAGGCTTTGCCAAGATCGCTGCCATTGAATACGCACCGGTTTACATTATCAACGTAGGTCAGCCCGTAAATAATACCATCTTCATTTTGGCGGACAGCGAGGTATATACCATCCTTTATTAAATTGTCAGCAAGGGACTGCAGGGACTGCCGTGGTGATTTGAGGAGCGACAGCTCTATAGCATTCTTTATTCTCGTCTTTAGATTATCTGCTGGTGCGTTCTCAAAGCGTTTTTCGAGGAATTTCAGTGTTGGCTGGCTATGGAATAAGCTGGCCTTTACTGGCACACCTACCGGAGTACCATCTCGGTCAATGATCTTATAGAATAAACCGCCGTTGCGATAGGTACTGGAATCTTTCAGTCCACGGTCTGCAATAACATTATACTGGCGCAGGATCGCGTTCAACTCTGGCAGCGATTTGTATTTATAAGACGGCAGAACAGCATCCAGGACGTTGGCAATGGAACGCCGGGATTCTGACTTGCCGTATTCTATTTTAGCTGAGTAAGCAGATTTAATTTTGTAGTCCTTTTTTGCCTGGTCTTCTGCCCGTACAAGGTTATACTCCTGCTCCAGTTCTTTGCGTGCCGGTTCCGACAATTTTCTGCCGATATTCTGCGTGTCTATTCTTGAACCGTCAGCTTTAATTTTTAATGATACGAGGTGCAGGTGCGGATGACCGGCATCGTGATGCTGGTACACTAAATATGGCTGGTCACCAAACCCGATGCGCTCCATATAGGCCGATGCAATTTCAGTTAGTATAGGCTTAGTAAGCGCCGTTTCCGACGGGTCAAAATTGAGCGAAATATGGATACTGTTGCGGGTCACATTCTTGTTCAACTCTGCCTGTTTCAGCAGCATATTTAACCGCTGTGCAGCACTTAATTTTTCTGTGTCCAAAGGATAATTTTGGGCGCAAAGCAATTCCGCTTTTCCTTCTTTTAACTTTAGTTCGTTGTAGTTAAAAATGCGCCTGATCGAGTGTCCGGATTTGATTACTGCAACCATTGTGAAGCTATTTTTTCAATGTAATCTTTGATCTCTGCAACCTTGTTTTCAACAAGCGTTTTACCCTGTTCCCAGGAACGGATAAGCTTTAGGGCATCATCCGATTTATCGATTGTATGCAGCCTTTTTACCGCTTGATTAAAGTTGTTGCCGATGTTGTTTAACTCCTTCCTGAGCAGGATGGCTTCTGCCATAAGGTCATCTAAAGATTTGTCTCGGTAAGTGGCAATAACCGGTTTGCCGAGCAACACATGGCGGGCGTAATCGCTCAATTTCCGGCAGGTAGTCTTCCTGAAATTCTTGCTAATAGTATCATGCTCACTATCTGTCAGGCGGATGTGCAGCCACTTTTTTCTGAAATCCTGTTGCTTTTCCATACACTTATCGTTTACACATTTTCACTTGGATTAAGGAACTCATACCGCCCACGACTTCGGAGTGAGGGCGGCAAGATTGCGGTTGTGTGATACAACCGGACATCTTGCCGATTGCAGCTACCTCGCAATCCGGGAAGCAGCTTTCTGTACTGGAGGACTTATGGCAATTCCTGTTAGCTTCAGCCAACTATGGGTAGAAAGCTCCAATTTGACCGATATTCTGAGTGCGGGCATTCCTGATGTTGAAGTATAAATCAGATTACCAAACAGCCTTTCCTGACAAGATGATCTATCGGTGGGATTGTGTGCAGATTGTCCGTTTAACGGGTAAGGAATCTTATCACTATTTACCTGTCTGCAATTTTGTCGGTGTGTAATAAACCTGTTTTTAGCTGTTAGCAGCCGGACAGGTACTTTCAGCCTGCACCATTTTATTATGATGAACAAGCCCGTTTCAGGTGTTCTTTCAGAGCATTTCATAACCTCTCATTTTCGTTCTCACTTAATCCGAAAGCTAAGGTAGAAACATGCGATATGACTTACACAACCCCGCCATATTTTGAGTAGGATGGCGAAGGTTGTAACCGGTAGATTTGTACTGATAATTTTATTATTCACTTAAAAGAAAATTTATGCTAAGTACAAATGAGTTGGCTGGTGTGTATGATGCGCTACTAAGCATGCCAGGGATGAATGAAAAGGTCAAAGTAAACCTTAATTTAAGCCGGAAAGATGCACTCCTTTTGGGATGCCTGATCAAGAAATCGACAGCAGGAAAAGAAGGCGAAAAAGCAGGTATTATTTTAGACAATTTATCAGCAGAAAATCTGAAGGAATTGGGTGTGTATGCAGATGAGATTTTGAGCAAATCTGAAATGACAGATGTCAGCATCAAACTAACTTCTCTGGGCGGTTCCCGTAAGGAGTAACGGCCCAACTTTTTACATTATAGACTTCGGGTCTTCAGGCCCGATGTCTATAATTTTATGGCTCATCAGCCATACCCTGAAATCATCCGGCGCTGCGGGTTCAAAATGAATAATCCGGTTCTCAAAACCTTCTTTCAGCATTATGGAAAACAATTCCAGTGTTTGTTTGAATTTATAGAGTTCATCAGCCTTATATAGCAGGCCAGGGTATTCATTTTTAGGGGTCATACAAAGAGTTTAGTCACTCAGCTTGGGTTGCATAAAAAGAACGCGGGGCAACTTGAACTGATAGGCACTTAGGAAGCCTGAAAACACAAGTGCACCCGCGCCATAGCGCGAGCGTAATCACCTGTGTCCTGTCTCAAAAAAGTTCCTAAGTTTTTATCAGTTGGACACTGAGCAATACGCTGAACAATATTTTATAGGTGTGCAAAATAATTCATTTTTAAACACCACCGAAAAAGCAAAGGCGCCCTGTTAATGAGGCGCCTTACTCGTTATTATCGAATTACAAGTATTATTTACTTCTTTCTTTTGCAGCCTTATCCCTGTAATGCCTTGCCATGTTGTTATTAAAAAAATGTACAGCAATGAAAAATAGCCCGGCGAAGATCAGGACAAAGCCAATGAGTTTGAGTAACCCTTCCACTTTGGTGGTCACTCTATAACCGGCATACGTCTTAAATAGTTCTACTCCGGCAGCATTTCTCCGGTAAAATTTTCTCCTGTTGACCTGGTATCGCAGGATATAACCTACAACTGTCAGGATAATGCCTAAAATAAGTACCATACTCACCTCCATTATTTTTATTTAACGATTGATAGGTTTCATTAAATGCAGCAAAAATCTTTCCCGTCCAACGTTTTCTTTGCTTCTTTCTTTGTCGTGTTCGGAAACAAAGAAAGAAGTCCCCGCGGTAGCGGGGACAGGTATTCTCAGGCAACAGGAATAGGCTGTGATCTGAAATCTTTCAGGTTTAAAAAAAAGCCTTTATATGCTGTCAATCCGTTTCTAAACAAACTCCACAATAAAGAGCTTCCCATCTGCGCCAAAGATGAATTGATATATAAATCCTGTCTTTCCAAAGCTTCAGCAAGTGAGCAGCTCGGCGTATCGTCCGTTTCTTCGGACTGCCGGAGCAGGTCGCCAAATTCCTCGGTGACAAAAGGCAGTTTTGCTACAACATCGTATTTCTTAGAATTAGGTTGTCTGATATTGCCGATGGTGGACAGAATAACCTGACCGGAGTACTGGCTGTTACCATAGTCCATCCAATATTTAGGGGTATTGAAATAGCTGCTACGGTCACACATCAGAGTTAATATCTCAGCAATGGCAAATCGTGCCTGCACGGTGTCCACGCATGATAGATAAATGCAGGCTTCATAATGTTCAGGAGGCCTGCCTGTAACATCTTTCTGAAACCTGACGGTTTCCGCTTTCCAGTTCGTGCCTGACCACCTGTTAGCACGGTTGATGAGCGCCACAGACTTATATAATCCTGTTTCGCATTCTGCAAATCGCTGCCTGCCTAAATTAGCTGTCGTCACTATATCATCGTCCCAAAGCCTCACCATCAAACCCGCATGGCCCAGAGCAATCAGGCTATCATTCATTTATATAAGTGCAGTAAGCACTTTAGAGCCTGTACCGCCTGCGCCTATCAGGTTCACCGTAACAGGGTTGGTTGCATTAATCAGATTGGTATCTGTAAAGTGTACCTTTATTTTTTCGCTGTCCATAGGAGTAATTTTTTGATGGTTCTTTTAGTGACAATCAGGCGGTCTTTCGGAAAATCTTCTCCGTTTTCTATAAGGCTTTTCCATAGGGACACACAGTTACCATTAACAGGATTATGTTCATTCACTAAGTGACTGAAATAGCTGTTAAAAAAATAGCCTTCCCATGCTGTTGTAAATTCTTTGAGGGATGCAGTTTTCTTAATGCGCACGTCCACCGTTCCCATACAAACATTTCCATCTGCGTACACATTAAAAAACGGAGCATGATATAACGGTGTACTATCTTTTGGCCGCCTGTTGCTTTTAAGGGCGTAAATGTTAAGACTATTTCTGTCGGCAACCCACAGTAGTGCCGGAACGTTTGCCCTGCCATTTGGGATGCCTAAGCCGTCCCTGAAGTAAAAGTTCTGTTGCATTGCTTTTGTGTACCATACAACGCGGTTAGCGGAAGTGTCCACCTGCAAAATATTTGCGGCCATGATGCCATCAGATTTGAGTACGGGCGTTTCTGTTTCTTTGGCTACCCGCAGGGACTGCGCAAGGCGTCCGGCTTCACGAACGGTCAGGGGGTGGGCATTTACGGGCAGGCCATTCCTGTCCATATCAAAACACTCCACGTAACTACCTTTTAACAAGTCTTCAGAGCGGTAAAATACCAGTGCTGTTATAGGATGGTACAACGTTCCGAAGGCTGATTTTATATCGTTTTCCATAACTCGTCATTTAATAGTGATACAAAATATACGTGAGGTCATCTATGAGGTTAAACAGGCGGTTTTCAAACTCAAGTGTATCGTCCGGCAACTTATTTCCATTAAACTGTTTACAGATTACAGGTTCTTCTGTATAGCCATACTCGTTAAACTCGTTATTAACCATTTCCATCAGGCTGTCATAGAGCCACCCTGAACCGTCCGCAAAAAAAGATACATACTTGTCTATGCTTAGTGTATTCTCTGCTTCCTCATTGTCTTCGTCCTCATCTGTTGTAACTGTATG
This genomic interval from Mucilaginibacter defluvii contains the following:
- a CDS encoding molybdenum ABC transporter permease — encoded protein: MVLILGIILTVVGYILRYQVNRRKFYRRNAAGVELFKTYAGYRVTTKVEGLLKLIGFVLIFAGLFFIAVHFFNNNMARHYRDKAAKERSK
- a CDS encoding PRTRC system protein B; translated protein: MENDIKSAFGTLYHPITALVFYRSEDLLKGSYVECFDMDRNGLPVNAHPLTVREAGRLAQSLRVAKETETPVLKSDGIMAANILQVDTSANRVVWYTKAMQQNFYFRDGLGIPNGRANVPALLWVADRNSLNIYALKSNRRPKDSTPLYHAPFFNVYADGNVCMGTVDVRIKKTASLKEFTTAWEGYFFNSYFSHLVNEHNPVNGNCVSLWKSLIENGEDFPKDRLIVTKRTIKKLLLWTAKK
- a CDS encoding plasmid mobilization protein; this translates as MEKQQDFRKKWLHIRLTDSEHDTISKNFRKTTCRKLSDYARHVLLGKPVIATYRDKSLDDLMAEAILLRKELNNIGNNFNQAVKRLHTIDKSDDALKLIRSWEQGKTLVENKVAEIKDYIEKIASQWLQ
- a CDS encoding PRTRC system ThiF family protein — its product is MNDSLIALGHAGLMVRLWDDDIVTTANLGRQRFAECETGLYKSVALINRANRWSGTNWKAETVRFQKDVTGRPPEHYEACIYLSCVDTVQARFAIAEILTLMCDRSSYFNTPKYWMDYGNSQYSGQVILSTIGNIRQPNSKKYDVVAKLPFVTEEFGDLLRQSEETDDTPSCSLAEALERQDLYINSSLAQMGSSLLWSLFRNGLTAYKGFFLNLKDFRSQPIPVA
- a CDS encoding relaxase/mobilization nuclease domain-containing protein, translated to MVAVIKSGHSIRRIFNYNELKLKEGKAELLCAQNYPLDTEKLSAAQRLNMLLKQAELNKNVTRNSIHISLNFDPSETALTKPILTEIASAYMERIGFGDQPYLVYQHHDAGHPHLHLVSLKIKADGSRIDTQNIGRKLSEPARKELEQEYNLVRAEDQAKKDYKIKSAYSAKIEYGKSESRRSIANVLDAVLPSYKYKSLPELNAILRQYNVIADRGLKDSSTYRNGGLFYKIIDRDGTPVGVPVKASLFHSQPTLKFLEKRFENAPADNLKTRIKNAIELSLLKSPRQSLQSLADNLIKDGIYLAVRQNEDGIIYGLTYVDNVNRCVFNGSDLGKAYSAKGLLERLSTINQPGVKQEQVSRQQQLFTKEEAEQQSKPSGSEIMDALLHQETGGDYVPYPFKKTRKKKKRRNLSNNN